The genome window GAAAAATCGACCCTGGAAAAGGGAAAAGTCACTCAAGCTCAGATGGATTTTATTTATGAAACGGGACGGAAAATCGGGTGGAAGAAGGAGCATATTTTTGGACTGGCGAAAAAAATGTACCGGGTGAGTCAGCTTAAAAACCTGCGGGTAGAACAGGCCTCCGGTTTAATTGAAGCCCTGAAAGCGATACAGAACAGAAATATAGCGTAACGTCTTGCGATTCCACCTGTATTTCTGTTATTATTCCGCTCATGTTTATTTTTCCTTATCACCGCATCACGTCTTTTCCTCAATCAAGCTTCTCCGGATTCCGGGGTAGAAGTTGAATCGCTCCCCCTGG of Nitrospirota bacterium contains these proteins:
- a CDS encoding DUF1018 domain-containing protein, translating into MRAIWALSNRLGLQEEDLHARVESISGKKSIRALTKSEARHVIEDLLLLAGSQKRGSEKSTLEKGKVTQAQMDFIYETGRKIGWKKEHIFGLAKKMYRVSQLKNLRVEQASGLIEALKAIQNRNIA